Sequence from the Candidatus Amarolinea dominans genome:
AGGTTCGTGCCTGTGCTCTCGAAATTGGTGATGTTGCCCGCATTGCTGTAGGCGTAATTGCGCTGGCTGTAAGCTCCGTAGTTTCCATTGTTGGCAACGCAGGTCCCCCCGCTCAGCGTGCATGCCGTTTGCAGACGATCCAGTCTGTCATACGTGAAGCGCAGCGCCTGGCTCCCGCCGTACGCCGCCGCATCCGTAATCGTCAGCACGTTGCCCGCATCATCGTACGTGTAGCTGATGTTCTGCCGGTTATCGTAGTTCGGACTCGTGCCTGCCTTCAGGCTCAGCAGGCGGAAGTTCTCGGCCGCACTGTAGGCGTACAGTTGTTTCACCACCCCGGTCGTGCTGCCCAGCCAGCGTTCCATCACCTGCCCGCGTTCGTTGTACTGCGTCTTGCCGACATAGTAGGTGCTGCCGTTGCTGCGCACTGTGTTCAGCAACCCCTGCGTCGTGTACGCATAGTGTACCTGCTCGCCAATCTGACTCGCACTGCCGCCGGGGTATTTCATCCACAGCGGCCGATCCGCCGAGTCGTATCCCCACTGTGTCACGAAGGTTCCGCCGCCCGTTCCGTTGATGGCCTTGCTCTCCTGCGTTACCCGTCCGCGGCCGTCGTAGGTCCAACTCGCGCTGCCGGAGCTGTCGCTCATCCCGGTGCGTCTCCCCTTGCCGGTTGTGCCGCTGTCATACGTGTAACCCACCGCCGTCGCACTGCATCCACTCGACCCGCTGTAGGTCTTGCCCTTCACCCGGTTGAGGCCATCGTAGCTGAAGGTGATGACGCAACCCCGCGCATCGGTCTGCGTCTGCAGATTGCCCGCCGTATCGTAGGTGTAGCTCCACGCACCCATGTCCGGGTCGCTCATGCTGGTCTTGCGGCCGGCCAGGTCGTACCCGATCGTCGTCACCGCCCCGTCCGGCCCCGTCATCTGCTTCAGCCGGTCGGCCACATCGTAGCTGTAGCTGGCCTGCCCGTAGACCGTCGCTCCCCAGTTCGGCGCAGCCCCCGGCGCCAGCGTCAGATCATACTGCTTGACACTCGCCAACCGCCCAAAGGCATCGCTCTCCGAGATCGTCTGGTGGTTCAGCTCGTCCAGCATCGCCGTCTGTCGATTCTGGTAGTAGGTGCGCACGGTGCTGCCGTCCGCCTGCGTGACCTGCGTCACCCGCCCCAACCGATCGGACGTTGACTGCGTCGCGGCCAGCCCACTCCAGTTCACCGCCTGGTACGTCACTCCGCTCACCGTACTCGTGTACGGCGCCGAGGCCGCCGCCAGGTTGCCCAGCCCATCGTAGCGCTGGCTCACCAGGCTCCACTGGCTGCTGCTGTACTCCTTCTGCACCTGCCGCACGCGCCCCAACCCATCGTAGAACGTGCGCTCCTCCAGGTAGGTCGCACTCGCGCTGGCGTCGCCATTCCCATCATCGCGCAGCAAATGCCGCTGCACATACAACCCCTGGTCCGTCGTGTAGACAATCTTCTCCGTCGCCGGGTTGCTGAACCCCGCCCCCGGCTTACGCACCTCCGTCAGCCGGCCAAACGTATCGTACGTATAGAGCGTGACCGCCTCGTTGGCGTCGGTCTCGCTCTGTATTTGTCCCACCAACCCGCTGCCCCCGCCGTCGCATTCATGCCGTAGCGCGATGGTCGTCGTCAGCGTCGCGCCGCCCAACTGACAGGCCTGCACCGTTACGCTCATCGCATAGGCATGAAACGTGCTGTCGAAGGCCGTCGTGACCACGCTGCCATTGGCCGCCGTCTCGCTCCAACGGTTGCCCCATTGGTCATAGCCGTAAGCCGTCGACCGCATCCAGTTCGCGTCACACCCCGTGCCGCCCTGTCCCGCCTGCCACACCTCTCTCACCTGCCCAGCCGTCGGCGCCTGGTTGTACGCCGCATAGCCGCTGTAGTTGTCGTAGATGGTGCGCGTCTGCCCCTGGCATGTCCCGCTTTCGCTCCCCGCGAACAGCTTCTCCTCCGCCACCCGATTGACGATGTAGGTCGTGCCGTCATTGCGTGGGGAATAGACCCGCTTGATCGTTCGGTATGGTATCGTTGGCGCGGCCTCGCTGTATAGCCGGGTCAACAGCAGATTGCCATACGCCGCATCGTAGGTGTTGACGCTTTTGGTGTAACGCAGCGGCGGGTCCGTGCCGTTGGGGTCCACAACGTATTCGGTCTTGTCTTGCAGATAGACGAAGTGCATCCCGCCCGGCGTCCCCACGCTGGTCTCGTTCCAGGTCTGCAGCGAACGCGCCAGCAAGTTGTTGGTGACGCCCAAACCCGCACGCGTCTCTGTCTTGGACAGCTTGCCTTTCCAGCGGTGCTGATTGGTCGTGGTGTGGAACCACTGCTTCAGCCGCGTGTCCGGCTGACCGCTGCCGATCAAGGCGCCGCTCCCTACCAGCGTCATTTCCGCTTCGGCAAAGCCCCCCGCCTCGTTGTCCCAGGTCGTCGTGTACCAGTAGCTCGTCACGATGTCCGGATCGCTCCCGCCCCCACGCCGCCGCTCCTGCTGCACCACCATTCCGCCGCTCGAACCGCCGTACGTAACCTCCACCCGTCCCTGGTAGCCGTTGTTCACCGTCACCATGTGCCCATCCGTCGTGCCGCTCCCGTAGGTGTAGCTGGTTGGCGGCAGCGCATTGCTGCCGGTCCCATAGTGCGTGATCGTACTCAAGTACAGCCGGCTCTGCGACGGCGCCGCCGGGTTGATGAACGCCGTCATGCCCAACACCAGTTTGTGCAGCAGCGTATTGTTGGCCATCACCTCCACCCGCTGCAGGTACTTTCGTGTCCAGAAAACCTGGTAGCCGGTCTCGTCGAAGTGCTGAGCCCGGTCCTCCCGGTTCAGATAGAATAGCTTCAGCTTGAAGGCGCCGTTTGGCCCATAGCTGATCTCCTTCACCCGCACCGCACGCACCTGGATGCGCGCATCGGCCGTGTAGTCGCGGTTCCAACAGTCTGCCGGCACATTCACCGCCAACAACGAACCCTCATAGTCATAGCTGAACGTCAGACGATTAGGCGTCGTTGGCGTGGTGTCGCGCACCTCGGTCAACACCCACTTGGTGAAGCGATGCACCACCCGCAGTTCCGAAGGCGTCCAGTCTCCATTGCTGCAATCGCGCACATACAGCGCCGGCTCGAAGTGATAGGTAATGCCGCCCTCGGTCGTCACCTCCCACACCAGGTTGTCCCGGTTGTACAGCGCCGGCGTCTGGGGCAGATCAATCGTCTTGAAGGGCGTCGGCGTACTGGGGTCAAAACTTCCATCGACTGGATAGTCAGGGTTGGAAGCGGTGGGCCGGCGAATCTTCAGGAAGGGGTCCTGCACGCTGTAGAAAATCTCGCCGTGTTTCTCCAATTCATGGGTCACGCCGTTCAGGGTCAGGTGTACTTTCCCATGCCGTCTGGAGTCAAATCGTGCAGGATGTAGCTCAACCCACCGATGTCCCAGCCCCACCCGGCCAGTTGATGATGACCGGCGCCGGCCAGGCTGCGGCTGCTATAGTCCAGGCTTAGCCCAGGCGCCAGTCCGCCCGGCCCCGGCGGCGCTGCGATCGGGTAGCTCACGGTCCAGGCCCCGTTGTACAACTGCGACTGCACCCCTTCGATCCCCGGCGCAGGCTCTGGCACAATGGCGTTGCCTTGCGCAAACAGCGTCAAATGGGTCAGGGTGGTGATCAGCCGCCTTTGCTCCTGATCCATGCTCGTTGGCAAGACCACCCAACGCCCGTCGGCCGCATCCTGGAAGAACAGCGAAGCGCCCGGTGGCCAGGGCGTTTGCTCATCGCCAGCCGCCGGATCGCGATAGCGCAGCGTCAACCCCACCGCAAACTGTGTCACCGGCAGTCCCGACATCTCCGTGGCGCTCAACTCGAACAGGAAATCAAGGTTCGCCGGCTGATCGGGATCGCTCTCGTGCGGGTGTAGCGCACCAGGGTCGGTGCGCTGACCGTACCAGCCGGAATCGTGAGCACCACCCGCCCATCGCTGCTCTGCAACCGGCTCTCCTGATCAGGCATCACCCACACCTCATCCGGCCCCGGCCCCGGCGTCCAGGTGGCGTCGGCGTCGGCGTACACCCCTCATCATCCTGGCAGGGGTGACGGTGCAGCCGTCGGCGTTGGCGTCGCCGTCGGCGTCCAGGTGGCGGTCGGCGTTGGCGTCACTCCTCATCCTCGGTGGCGTGGCCGTCGGCGTCGGTGTACACTCCTCATCCTGGCAGGGCGGCGGCTCGGCCGTCGGCGTGGCGGTCGGCGGTTCGGCCGTGGGCGTCGGCGCGCAGTCCTCGCCCAGGCAGGGCGCCGCGGTGATCGTGATCGCAGCGCTGGCCGTCACCCCTGCGCCCACCTCCTCGCTCACGAT
This genomic interval carries:
- a CDS encoding RHS repeat protein, giving the protein MTHELEKHGEIFYSVQDPFLKIRRPTASNPDYPVDGSFDPSTPTPFKTIDLPQTPALYNRDNLVWEVTTEGGITYHFEPALYVRDCSNGDWTPSELRVVHRFTKWVLTEVRDTTPTTPNRLTFSYDYEGSLLAVNVPADCWNRDYTADARIQVRAVRVKEISYGPNGAFKLKLFYLNREDRAQHFDETGYQVFWTRKYLQRVEVMANNTLLHKLVLGMTAFINPAAPSQSRLYLSTITHYGTGSNALPPTSYTYGSGTTDGHMVTVNNGYQGRVEVTYGGSSGGMVVQQERRRGGGSDPDIVTSYWYTTTWDNEAGGFAEAEMTLVGSGALIGSGQPDTRLKQWFHTTTNQHRWKGKLSKTETRAGLGVTNNLLARSLQTWNETSVGTPGGMHFVYLQDKTEYVVDPNGTDPPLRYTKSVNTYDAAYGNLLLTRLYSEAAPTIPYRTIKRVYSPRNDGTTYIVNRVAEEKLFAGSESGTCQGQTRTIYDNYSGYAAYNQAPTAGQVREVWQAGQGGTGCDANWMRSTAYGYDQWGNRWSETAANGSVVTTAFDSTFHAYAMSVTVQACQLGGATLTTTIALRHECDGGGSGLVGQIQSETDANEAVTLYTYDTFGRLTEVRKPGAGFSNPATEKIVYTTDQGLYVQRHLLRDDGNGDASASATYLEERTFYDGLGRVRQVQKEYSSSQWSLVSQRYDGLGNLAAASAPYTSTVSGVTYQAVNWSGLAATQSTSDRLGRVTQVTQADGSTVRTYYQNRQTAMLDELNHQTISESDAFGRLASVKQYDLTLAPGAAPNWGATVYGQASYSYDVADRLKQMTGPDGAVTTIGYDLAGRKTSMSDPDMGAWSYTYDTAGNLQTQTDARGCVITFSYDGLNRVKGKTYSGSSGCSATAVGYTYDSGTTGKGRRTGMSDSSGSASWTYDGRGRVTQESKAINGTGGGTFVTQWGYDSADRPLWMKYPGGSASQIGEQVHYAYTTQGLLNTVRSNGSTYYVGKTQYNERGQVMERWLGSTTGVVKQLYAYSAAENFRLLSLKAGTSPNYDNRQNISYTYDDAGNVLTITDAAAYGGSQALRFTYDRLDRLQTACTLSGGTCVANNGNYGAYSQRNYAYSNAGNITNFESTGTNLYYQNGAHKHAVTHVGGTTAGYQKYWYDQNGNATRRISGSQDITLTYDAENRLTAMSGGVTASYVYDGDGNRVKETISGATRVFVGNTYEVDNGTVKKYYYAGAARVAENSGGVLYYLLTDHLGSTALTLDSAGNRLNTNTEIRYYPYGAPRYTAGTTPTTFNFTGQRRDSGSGLLFYQARWYDPVIGRFLAADTIIPQPQRSAKFESVQLCREPTFTFCGSEWI